A single window of Athene noctua chromosome 1, bAthNoc1.hap1.1, whole genome shotgun sequence DNA harbors:
- the LRRN4 gene encoding leucine-rich repeat neuronal protein 4, translating to MFSGLLILSLLVGNTASGPVSRAESAASRDVTTFFQLAREDPWENVNLTSMSCEDRKNRTWITLQLTNSSLTAFPVCLTETLETLDLSNNLLEEVNGVEIANLPRLRVLSLRHNHLQAVSWGAEALSSLLSLDLSFNKLSSVPSCHSSALPNLRWLSLAGNPLIEIQPLAFSCYPQLQFLNLSATLLGWDDSRGIRESAFAISTSASEATNRPGSTINMLDLSGTFLEKIQPEWTRDLPNLRSLHLTKMSRLKSLDTDFKSMPGLQELNCQDSHSLSFVRTEMFDSTPHLSHLSFENCNLSSFNPWNTNSSDSIIISLYGNPLVCDCQLSWLLFKPTKVALQKAWETFCNTPQEDWGRPSKSFSLLELYDKCQSERNITLPNSVTPSSEHDAFSLTSYDAAAVVTTTDSALLTKDTYTSPLNQQNVVSITTANPMELMLTKANSSYHEEGAVSESTSSSPSFTSVTTSSGFPSELYSQSSDVASASQTETDQLKRELTTTNATFPQEGPFKQPTSGYSTRATGKPNATDHYLHSFATHAGEGRPQTSLAQLNFTRTNTRPEPAATKSLIHYVDDYDYNEQSMESPVHVAYPSCDYNPCRHLQKPCSELQRASQCLCPGMSREDEVPDPPRLREVSEVTDSSAQINWCAPYSVVHTYELMLHAEGSEDREFVLDNIYSTAREHTLYNLVPYTTYNICVTALNKAGSSQAARGTLGNSCTRFKTKPSYKSIFAALSAASGLFLISTIILSVCLCKACKKPQSEQYGTHLVSYKNPAFDYPLKLQTTN from the exons ATGTTTTCAGGCTTGCTCATCCTTTCTCTGCTGGTGGGGAACACAGCGTCGGGCCCGGTGAGCAGAGCAGAATCTGCAGCATCCAGGGACGTCACCACCTTTTTCCAGCTAGCTCGGGAAGACCCTTGGGAGAACGTTAATCTCACCAGCATGTCCTGTGAAGATAGGAAGAACAGGACCTGGATAACCCTGCAGCTGACCAACAGCAGCCTGACAGCCTTCCCCGTCTGCCTTACGGAGACCCTGGAGACCTTGGATCTCAGCAACAACCTCTTGGAAGAGGTGAATGGCGTGGAGATAGCCAACCTCCCACGGCTGCGTGTGCTCTCGCTGAGGCACAACCATCTCCAGGCAGTTAGCTGGGGAGCTGAAGCCCTCAGCAGTCTCCTCTCCCTGGACTTAAGCTTTAATAAGCTGTCATCTGTGCCGTCAtgccacagctctgccctgcctaACTTGAGGTGGTTGTCCCTGGCTGGAAATCCATTGATTGAAATCCAGCCGCTGGCTTTTTCCTGTTACCCTCAGCTACAGTTCCTGAACCTCTCTGCAACGCTGCTTGGGTGGGATGACAGCAGAGGGATTAGGGAGTCTGCTTTTGCCATCAGCACATCTGCCAGCGAGGCCACGAACAGGCCTGGAAGCACCATCAACATGCTTGATCTGAGCGGGACCTTTCTTGAGAAAA ttcaaCCAGAGTGGACCAGAGACTTGCCCAACCTCAGATCACTTCACCTGACAAAGATGTCACGATTAAAAAGCCTCGATACTGACTTCAAGTCCATGCCCGGTCTCCAAGAGCTAAACTGTCAAGATTCCCATTCACTGAGTTTCGTGAGGACAGAGATGTTTGACAGCACTCCTCATCTGAGCCATCTCTCATTTGAGAA CTGTAACCTGAGTTCCTTTAATCCCTGGAATACCAATTCATCAGATAGCATCATCATCAGCTTGTACGGAAATCCTCTGGTATGCGACTGCCAGCTCTCCTGGCTGCTCTTCAAGCCCACAAAAGTTGCGCTGCAAAA GGCTTGGGAGACGTTTTGCAACACACCTCAGGAAGATTGGGGTAGACCTTCAAAATCTTTTTCACTGCTAGAGCTCTACGATAAATGCCAGTCTGAGAGAAACATTACACTACCCAATTCAGTCACACCTTCTTCTGAACACGATGCTTTCAGCCTTACCAGTTATGATGCCGCCGCTGTAGTAACAACAACAGACTCTGCTCTGCTAACCAAAGACACTTACACCAGCCCCCTGAATCAGCAGAATGTAGTGAGCATCACAACAGCCAACCCAATGGAGCTGATGCTCACAAAGGCCAACAGTTCCTACCACGAGGAGGGAGCAGTTTCCGAATCGACAAGCAGTTCCCCTTCCTTCACGTCTGTAACCACCTCCTCGGGTTTTCCCAGTGAGCTCTATAGTCAGTCCTCAGATGTTGCCTCTGCTAGTCAAACTGAAACAGATCAGCTAAAGAGAGAGCTCACAACAACCAATGCGACCTTTCCCCAGGAAGGCCCATTCAAGCAGCCCACCAGTGGTTATTCTACTAGAGCAACAGGAAAACCCAACGCCACTGACCATTATCTTCACTCCTTTGCCACTCACGCCGGGGAAGGCAGACCACAAACGAGCCTAGCGCAGCTCAACTTCACAAGGACCAATACCAGGCCAGAGCCTGCAGCCACCAAATCGCTGATCCACTACGTAGATGACTACGATTACAATGAGCAGTCGATGGAAAGCCCAGTGCACGTGGCATACCCCTCCTGTGATTACAATCCTTGCCGGCACCTTCAGAAGCCGTGCAGTGAACTTCAGAGGGCATCCCAATGTTTATGTCCTGGCATGTCGAGGGAAGATGAGGTCCCAGATCCACCGAGGCTTAGAGAGGTGTCTGAAGTTACAGACAGCTCTGCACAGATAAACTGGTGTGCCCCATATTCGGTTGTTCACACTTACGAGCTGATGCTTCATGCTGAAggcagtgaggacagagagtttGTCCTGGACAACATTTATTCCACAGCAAGGGAGCACACTTTGTATAATCTAGTACCATACACGACTTACAACATTTGCGTGACTGCTTTGAACAAAGCAGGGTCAAGCCAAGCAGCTAGGGGAACTCTAGGTAATTCATGCACTAGATTTAAAACAAAGCCCAGCTACAAGTCTATCTTtgctgctctgtctgcagcaAGCGGACTCTTTCTCATTTCCACAATTAttttgtctgtgtgtctgtgtaagGCATGTAAAAAGCCTCAGAGTGAGCAATACGGTACACACTTAGTCTCTTACAAGAACCCAGCATTTGATTATCCGTTGAAACTACAAACCACTAATTAG